A genomic segment from Chloroflexota bacterium encodes:
- a CDS encoding phosphoenolpyruvate synthase — protein MNQFRTAVEDLADRRLVSDLSGGEVSLHEAGGKGAALTRLLAGRLPAPPGFLLTTEAYRRAVEQGGLGEAIEAVLAETAVRSETATPADAAGLPDRWERVSARVQAAFLAASMPSAVADSVREAYARLSAEAGQPDTLPVAVRSSATAEDLPGASFAGQQETFLNVVGADAVLEAVRRCWASLWTARALAYRERLGVVHGGVAMAVVVQRLLPAEVAGVLFTANPTTGARDEILVNASYGLGEAVVSGQVTPDTFVLGRDDGAIRSTTLGTKSEMVVARADRESGTSAVPVPEDRRRVAALGPDRLRELAALGLRVERLAGGTPQDVEWAVAEGQLWLLQARPITGLPPAPLKNVRWEPPTPGSRWIRRQVVEHMPEPLSPLFDELYLSGGLERSGDIVMAALEIPGGLDDLIDRPMFATINGFAYQRADVHLNWRMAWMLLHTTVRGLAGLFRNGVRNWRDTELPLYEATVVRWKALDPADLTDARLLAGIRELADADARYWFAAALAIGAAKVSDGLLDWYLRQAAPGRQLSSGIFLRGLSARGLAAERSLEGVADLVHRSEALRRLVRETPPDRLLEALAAHPAGRPAREALDRYFDQFGHLIYSLDFAVPTQVDDPLPVLISLRALAERPGRDSEAEQAVLSRQRDRLTRQTDRAFDPFRRRLFRNLLRWAASYAPYREEALFYVGYAWPTLRRLAHELGRRLTARGALAGPDDIYYLRSEEVASAIGLAPLTPRPALPYAGEGESDGSDVAGPPTTASHAPESMDTTHALARVAMERRELREARKRLQPPAAVPPAYRFMLGPIDLSSRESLRRNDTTSDILSGFAVSPGRVTAPASVILSPADFGRMQPGTVLVCPTTTPAWTPLFSQARALVTDIGGVLAHGSIVAREYGIPAVMGTGIATQRIEQGQTITVDGDAGAVTLGGRHHPV, from the coding sequence ATGAATCAGTTCAGGACGGCGGTGGAGGATCTGGCGGATCGGCGGCTGGTGAGCGACCTGAGCGGTGGGGAAGTGTCGCTCCACGAGGCCGGGGGCAAAGGGGCGGCGCTGACGCGGCTCCTGGCCGGTCGCCTGCCAGCGCCGCCGGGCTTTCTGCTGACGACCGAGGCGTACCGGAGGGCGGTCGAGCAGGGCGGGCTGGGCGAGGCGATCGAGGCCGTGCTGGCCGAGACGGCCGTGCGATCGGAGACCGCTACGCCGGCCGACGCTGCCGGGCTGCCCGACCGCTGGGAGCGCGTCTCGGCCCGGGTGCAGGCGGCGTTCCTGGCGGCGTCGATGCCGTCGGCGGTGGCGGACAGCGTGCGCGAGGCGTACGCCCGCCTCAGCGCGGAGGCCGGCCAGCCCGACACGCTGCCGGTCGCGGTGCGGTCGTCGGCGACGGCCGAGGATCTGCCGGGCGCAAGCTTCGCCGGGCAGCAGGAGACGTTCCTCAACGTCGTCGGCGCGGACGCGGTGCTGGAGGCCGTGCGACGCTGCTGGGCCTCCCTGTGGACGGCGCGGGCGCTGGCCTACCGCGAGCGCCTGGGCGTCGTGCATGGCGGCGTCGCGATGGCCGTGGTGGTGCAGCGGCTGTTGCCGGCCGAGGTCGCTGGCGTCCTGTTCACGGCGAATCCGACCACGGGCGCGCGCGACGAGATCCTCGTCAATGCGAGCTACGGGCTGGGCGAGGCCGTCGTGTCGGGGCAGGTGACGCCGGATACGTTCGTGCTGGGTCGGGACGACGGTGCGATCCGCTCCACGACCCTTGGCACGAAGTCGGAGATGGTGGTTGCACGCGCGGACCGCGAGTCTGGCACATCCGCCGTGCCGGTGCCGGAGGATCGCCGGCGGGTGGCAGCGCTCGGCCCCGACCGCCTGCGCGAGCTTGCGGCGCTCGGGCTGCGCGTGGAGCGGCTGGCCGGAGGGACGCCGCAGGATGTCGAGTGGGCGGTTGCGGAGGGCCAGCTCTGGCTGCTCCAGGCCCGGCCGATCACCGGATTGCCGCCCGCGCCCCTGAAGAATGTTCGCTGGGAGCCGCCCACGCCCGGCTCGCGCTGGATTCGGCGGCAGGTCGTCGAGCACATGCCGGAGCCGCTCTCGCCGCTCTTCGACGAGCTGTACCTGTCCGGCGGCCTCGAACGCTCGGGGGATATCGTGATGGCGGCGCTGGAGATCCCCGGCGGCCTGGACGACCTGATCGACCGGCCGATGTTCGCCACCATCAACGGCTTCGCGTATCAGCGCGCCGACGTCCACCTGAACTGGCGGATGGCGTGGATGCTGTTGCACACGACGGTGCGCGGCCTGGCCGGGCTGTTCCGCAACGGCGTCAGGAACTGGAGAGACACCGAGCTGCCGCTCTATGAGGCCACCGTCGTGCGTTGGAAGGCGCTCGATCCGGCGGACCTGACGGATGCGCGGCTGCTGGCGGGCATCCGCGAGCTGGCCGATGCCGACGCCCGTTACTGGTTCGCGGCGGCGCTGGCCATCGGCGCGGCCAAGGTGTCCGATGGCCTGCTGGATTGGTATCTCCGGCAGGCTGCGCCGGGACGGCAGCTCAGCAGCGGCATCTTCTTGCGCGGACTCTCGGCGCGGGGGCTGGCCGCCGAGCGCAGCCTGGAGGGCGTCGCGGATCTGGTGCACCGCTCGGAGGCGTTGCGCCGGCTGGTGCGCGAGACGCCGCCCGACCGTCTGCTGGAGGCGCTGGCGGCCCACCCGGCCGGCCGGCCCGCCCGCGAGGCGCTGGATCGCTATTTCGACCAGTTCGGGCACCTGATCTACAGCCTCGACTTTGCCGTGCCGACCCAGGTTGACGATCCGCTGCCGGTCTTGATCTCGCTGCGTGCGCTGGCCGAGCGGCCGGGCCGCGACAGCGAGGCCGAGCAGGCGGTGCTGAGTCGCCAGCGTGACCGGCTCACCCGTCAGACGGATCGCGCGTTCGATCCGTTCCGGCGGCGGCTGTTCCGCAACCTGCTTCGCTGGGCGGCTTCGTACGCGCCGTACCGCGAGGAGGCCCTGTTCTACGTCGGGTACGCCTGGCCGACGCTCAGGAGGCTGGCCCACGAGCTGGGCCGTCGCCTGACTGCACGGGGAGCGCTGGCCGGGCCGGACGACATCTACTACCTGCGCTCGGAGGAGGTCGCCTCGGCGATTGGGTTGGCGCCCCTCACCCCCCGCCCCGCTCTCCCGTACGCGGGAGAGGGGGAGTCCGATGGCAGCGACGTGGCTGGGCCTCCAACGACAGCATCGCACGCACCCGAGTCGATGGACACAACCCATGCTTTGGCGCGGGTGGCGATGGAGCGGCGGGAGCTGCGCGAGGCCCGCAAGCGGCTCCAGCCGCCGGCCGCCGTGCCGCCGGCCTACCGCTTCATGCTCGGCCCGATTGACCTCTCGTCGCGGGAGTCGCTGCGGCGGAACGACACGACGAGCGACATCCTGAGCGGGTTTGCGGTCAGTCCGGGCAGGGTCACGGCCCCGGCCAGCGTGATCCTCTCGCCGGCCGACTTCGGGCGGATGCAGCCGGGGACGGTGCTGGTCTGCCCGACCACCACGCCGGCCTGGACGCCGCTGTTCTCGCAGGCGCGGGCTCTCGTGACGGACATCGGCGGCGTGCTGGCCCACGGCTCGATTGTGGCGCGCGAGTACGGGATCCCGGCGGTGATGGGCACGGGCATCGCGACGCAGCGCATCGAGCAGGGGCAGACGATCACGGTGGACGGCGACGCTGGCGCCGTCACGCTCGGGGGCAGGCATCACCCGGTGTGA
- a CDS encoding MFS transporter, giving the protein MASSDLVKPDASAVAAAGVQQVTAAAPPSWLGWAGYPWVVLFASSLVQTSASFGNQSISPLAPFLVADLGLSKANIGSLVTATYIGATLVLVLAGSLSDRFGVRALFLIGMAMAGIPLAAASVAPSYLWLLVPMALYAVGNGFSLPPTTRAIVEWFPTNRRGVAMGVKQTGVALAGMICGLAVPPLGQAIGWRGTILVLGVMTVLSGVLAWVLFRDRPDDPSAGPKPPRPGFLTVARNRSLLLLSGVTFLYAGVQLSLAGFMVLFLTEKVGMGVTEAGAMLALAQAGGIVGRIGWGIVSDVLFGGRRKIVMAIFSVMAAVSSVVLSLTGPDTPRIVLLVTLAVAGVSAIGWNGINMLFVAEIAGRQASATAAGFNLTASYLGIMVGPPIFGILVDMTGAYTTAFQVGAAASLASLCLLALIKAPEHAENRG; this is encoded by the coding sequence ATGGCGTCCAGTGACCTCGTCAAGCCAGATGCCAGCGCCGTGGCCGCCGCTGGCGTACAGCAGGTCACCGCTGCCGCGCCGCCATCCTGGCTCGGCTGGGCCGGCTACCCCTGGGTCGTGCTCTTCGCCAGCTCGCTGGTGCAGACCTCCGCGTCGTTCGGCAACCAGTCGATCTCGCCGCTCGCGCCGTTTCTGGTCGCGGATCTGGGACTCAGCAAGGCCAATATCGGGTCGCTGGTGACGGCCACCTATATCGGGGCGACGTTGGTGCTGGTGCTGGCCGGCAGCCTGAGCGACCGCTTCGGGGTGCGGGCGCTGTTCCTGATCGGCATGGCGATGGCCGGCATCCCGCTGGCGGCGGCATCGGTTGCCCCGAGCTACCTGTGGCTGCTGGTCCCGATGGCGTTGTACGCCGTGGGCAACGGGTTCTCGCTGCCACCGACCACCCGCGCCATCGTCGAATGGTTCCCCACGAACCGGCGGGGCGTCGCGATGGGCGTCAAGCAGACGGGCGTGGCGCTGGCGGGGATGATCTGCGGCCTGGCGGTGCCGCCGCTCGGGCAGGCGATCGGCTGGCGGGGGACGATCCTGGTGCTCGGCGTGATGACGGTGTTGTCCGGGGTGCTGGCCTGGGTGCTGTTCCGCGACCGCCCAGATGACCCGTCGGCCGGCCCGAAGCCGCCCCGTCCTGGCTTCCTGACGGTGGCCCGCAATCGGAGCCTGCTGCTGCTGTCCGGCGTGACATTCCTGTACGCGGGCGTGCAGCTCTCGCTGGCCGGCTTCATGGTGCTGTTCCTGACGGAGAAAGTCGGGATGGGCGTGACCGAGGCCGGGGCGATGCTGGCGCTGGCGCAGGCCGGGGGCATCGTCGGGCGGATCGGCTGGGGGATCGTGAGCGACGTGCTGTTCGGCGGGCGGCGCAAGATCGTCATGGCGATCTTCAGCGTGATGGCGGCCGTGTCGTCGGTCGTGCTCTCGCTGACCGGGCCGGACACCCCGAGGATCGTGCTGCTCGTGACGCTGGCTGTCGCGGGGGTCTCGGCTATCGGCTGGAACGGCATCAACATGCTGTTCGTGGCGGAGATCGCCGGGCGGCAGGCTTCGGCGACGGCGGCCGGCTTCAACCTGACGGCGAGCTACCTGGGCATCATGGTGGGGCCGCCGATCTTCGGCATCCTGGTGGACATGACGGGCGCGTACACGACGGCGTTTCAGGTGGGTGCCGCGGCGTCGCTGGCGAGCCTGTGCCTGCTGGCGCTGATCAAAGCCCCGGAGCACGCCGAAAACCGGGGATGA
- a CDS encoding VOC family protein, translating into MNHVVFWVRNARKSLAFYQGVLDFQPISEPTDRGVFLRASGSDNHHDLALFSIGEDAPGPTTGKQVGMYHAAFEVATLEDLARAREALIEAKALVGETDHGASFSLYVHDPDGNELEIFWLLPKEEWERKPATRTLDLAGEIERRAAAPV; encoded by the coding sequence CTGAACCACGTCGTGTTCTGGGTCCGCAACGCCAGGAAGTCGCTCGCCTTCTACCAGGGCGTGCTCGACTTCCAGCCCATCTCCGAGCCGACTGACCGTGGCGTCTTCCTGCGGGCCAGTGGCAGCGACAACCACCACGACCTGGCGCTGTTCAGCATCGGGGAGGACGCGCCGGGGCCGACGACGGGCAAGCAGGTGGGGATGTACCACGCGGCGTTCGAGGTGGCGACGCTGGAGGATCTGGCGCGGGCGCGCGAGGCGCTGATCGAGGCGAAGGCGCTGGTGGGCGAGACGGACCACGGCGCGAGCTTCAGCCTGTACGTCCACGACCCTGACGGCAACGAGCTGGAGATCTTCTGGCTGCTGCCGAAGGAGGAGTGGGAGCGCAAGCCGGCGACCCGCACGCTCGACCTGGCTGGCGAGATCGAGCGGCGGGCTGCAGCGCCCGTCTGA